From Burkholderiaceae bacterium DAT-1, a single genomic window includes:
- a CDS encoding DUF3079 domain-containing protein, translating to MAKKFPIHPTHPERICWGCDKYCSADDLRCGNGSDRTQHPIELWGEGWDTWGQEDAGRSDAPAEAAGTPVRPAY from the coding sequence ATGGCCAAAAAATTCCCGATTCATCCCACCCATCCCGAGCGCATTTGCTGGGGCTGCGACAAATATTGTTCCGCCGATGACCTGCGCTGCGGCAATGGATCAGACCGGACGCAACACCCGATCGAGCTATGGGGAGAGGGATGGGATACCTGGGGACAGGAAGATGCGGGTAGGTCGGACGCTCCGGCAGAGGCCGCCGGCACACCTGTCAGGCCCGCGTATTGA